The following are from one region of the Chromobacterium phragmitis genome:
- a CDS encoding LysR family transcriptional regulator, with protein sequence MNLRNLRYFVAVARHGSYQKAAARIHLTQPALSKAIQQLEEELDATLLVRSRPGSPASLTPAGELVLRRAESLLRENAAMLDDLARLKCQTQGELRLGLPPLAGIPRVARLMQTFRSLYPLVQLRLFESGGCEQEDAVMSGDIEVAICLTPQHPELDSLLIGEYPLRFVLPASHPLAGRASLKPAEVADMPWIRLEGASQVNRMAADAWQQAGLVPETYADSGHLGLCLSLVAAGCGLLILPEPWLPPHPTDIALVPCDDPSLTWKLSLIWRRGIALSEPAERWRQLLIEEGKARDCPPGVEEDAAKEDN encoded by the coding sequence ATGAATCTGCGCAATTTACGCTACTTCGTCGCCGTGGCCCGCCACGGCAGCTACCAGAAAGCCGCTGCGCGCATTCATCTGACGCAGCCGGCGCTGAGCAAGGCCATCCAGCAGTTGGAGGAAGAACTGGACGCGACCTTGCTGGTGCGCAGCCGCCCAGGGAGCCCGGCCAGCCTGACCCCCGCTGGCGAACTGGTGCTGCGCCGCGCCGAAAGCCTGCTGCGGGAGAACGCGGCGATGCTGGACGATCTGGCCCGGCTGAAATGCCAGACCCAGGGCGAACTGCGCCTGGGCCTGCCGCCGCTGGCGGGCATTCCCAGGGTGGCCAGACTGATGCAAACCTTCCGCAGCCTCTATCCGCTGGTTCAGTTGCGTCTGTTCGAAAGCGGTGGCTGCGAGCAAGAAGACGCCGTGATGAGCGGAGACATCGAGGTGGCGATCTGCCTGACGCCGCAGCATCCGGAACTGGATAGCCTGCTGATCGGAGAATACCCGCTGCGCTTCGTGCTGCCGGCCTCCCATCCTCTGGCCGGCCGCGCCAGCCTGAAGCCGGCAGAAGTCGCCGACATGCCCTGGATACGGCTGGAGGGCGCCTCTCAGGTCAATCGCATGGCCGCCGACGCCTGGCAGCAAGCCGGCCTGGTGCCGGAAACCTATGCCGACAGCGGCCATCTGGGACTGTGCCTGTCGCTGGTGGCCGCCGGCTGCGGACTGCTGATCCTGCCCGAACCCTGGCTGCCGCCGCATCCGACCGACATCGCGCTGGTGCCCTGCGACGATCCGTCGCTGACCTGGAAACTGTCGCTGATCTGGCGCCGCGGCATCGCGCTGTCCGAGCCGGCCGAGCGCTGGCGGCAATTGCTCATCGAGGAGGGAAAGGCCCGCGACTGCCCGCCGGGTGTTGAAGAGGATGCCGCTAAAGAAGATAATTAA
- the acs gene encoding acetate--CoA ligase, protein MSTLDSILKETRSFAPSEEFRRKASISGIEAYHALCEQADDHYLSFWGDLARELISWKKPFSRVLDDSQAPFFKWFDDGVLNASYNCLDRHLASNANKIAIIFEADDGEVTRVTYSELHRRVCQFANGLKSLNVKKGDRVVVYMPMGIEAVVAMQACARIGAIHSVVFGGFSAGAVRDRIQDAGATMVITANESLRGGKSVPLKATVDEALALEGSESIQHVVVYQRTNGGAAWTDGRDVWWHKLVEGQSEACEPEWMSAEDPLFILYTSGSTGKPKGIQHSTAGYLLGAINSFRWVFDYKPNDVFWCTADVGWITGHSYVCYGPLANGATQVIFEGVPTYPDAGRFWKMIEQHKVSVFYTAPTAIRSLIKLGADLPKQYDLSSLRVLGTVGEPINPEAWMWYYETVGGGRCPIVDTWWQTETGSAMIAPLPGAVATKPGSCTLPLPGVIADIVDESGAPVEPGRGGFLVIKKPFPSLVRTIWNDPERFKKTYFPDEFDGKYYLAGDSAHRDENGYFWIMGRIDDVLNVSGHRLGTMEIESALVANPLVAEAAVVGKPHDVKGEAVVAFVVLKGARPQGDAAKTVAAELKNWVAHEIGKIAQPDDIRFGENLPKTRSGKIMRRLLRSIAKGEAITQDVSTLENPQILEQLQQQL, encoded by the coding sequence ATGTCCACGCTAGATTCCATCCTCAAGGAAACCCGCAGCTTCGCGCCGTCGGAAGAATTCCGCCGCAAGGCGTCCATCAGCGGCATCGAGGCTTACCACGCCTTGTGCGAACAGGCGGACGATCACTACCTGTCGTTCTGGGGGGATCTGGCGCGTGAACTGATCAGCTGGAAAAAGCCGTTCTCCCGCGTGCTGGACGACAGCCAGGCGCCGTTCTTCAAGTGGTTCGACGACGGCGTACTGAACGCGTCCTACAACTGCCTGGACCGCCACCTGGCGTCCAACGCCAACAAGATCGCCATCATCTTCGAGGCCGATGACGGCGAAGTCACCCGCGTCACCTACTCGGAACTGCATCGCCGCGTCTGCCAGTTCGCCAACGGCCTGAAAAGCCTGAACGTGAAAAAAGGCGACCGCGTCGTCGTCTACATGCCGATGGGCATAGAGGCCGTGGTGGCGATGCAGGCCTGCGCCCGCATCGGCGCCATCCACTCGGTGGTGTTCGGCGGTTTCTCGGCCGGCGCGGTGCGCGACCGCATCCAGGATGCCGGCGCCACCATGGTGATCACCGCCAACGAAAGCCTGCGCGGCGGCAAGAGCGTGCCGCTGAAGGCCACGGTGGACGAAGCGCTGGCGCTGGAGGGCTCGGAGTCGATCCAGCACGTGGTAGTGTATCAGCGCACCAACGGCGGCGCGGCCTGGACCGACGGCCGCGACGTATGGTGGCACAAGCTGGTCGAAGGCCAGAGCGAGGCCTGCGAGCCTGAATGGATGAGCGCCGAAGATCCGTTGTTCATCCTCTACACCTCAGGCTCCACCGGCAAGCCCAAAGGCATTCAGCACAGCACCGCCGGCTATCTTCTGGGGGCGATCAACAGCTTCCGCTGGGTATTCGACTACAAACCCAACGACGTCTTCTGGTGCACCGCCGACGTGGGCTGGATCACCGGCCACAGCTACGTCTGCTACGGCCCGCTGGCCAACGGCGCCACCCAGGTGATCTTCGAGGGCGTGCCCACCTATCCCGACGCCGGCCGCTTCTGGAAAATGATAGAACAGCACAAGGTATCCGTCTTCTACACCGCGCCGACCGCGATCCGCTCGCTGATCAAACTGGGCGCAGACCTGCCCAAACAATACGATCTGTCCAGCTTGCGCGTGTTGGGCACGGTGGGCGAGCCCATCAATCCTGAAGCGTGGATGTGGTACTACGAAACGGTTGGCGGCGGCCGCTGCCCCATCGTGGATACCTGGTGGCAGACCGAAACCGGCTCGGCGATGATCGCGCCGCTGCCGGGCGCCGTGGCCACCAAGCCGGGCTCGTGCACGCTGCCGCTGCCGGGCGTGATCGCCGACATCGTCGACGAATCCGGCGCGCCGGTGGAGCCCGGCCGCGGCGGCTTCCTGGTGATAAAGAAACCCTTCCCGTCCCTGGTGCGCACCATCTGGAACGACCCGGAACGCTTCAAGAAAACCTATTTCCCGGACGAGTTCGACGGCAAATATTATCTGGCCGGCGACTCCGCCCACCGCGACGAGAACGGCTACTTCTGGATCATGGGCCGCATCGACGACGTGCTGAACGTGTCCGGCCACCGGCTGGGCACCATGGAGATCGAGTCGGCGCTGGTGGCCAACCCGCTGGTGGCCGAAGCCGCCGTGGTGGGCAAGCCGCACGATGTCAAGGGCGAGGCCGTGGTGGCCTTCGTCGTGCTGAAGGGCGCCCGCCCGCAAGGTGACGCGGCCAAAACGGTGGCGGCGGAACTGAAGAACTGGGTGGCGCACGAGATCGGCAAGATCGCGCAGCCGGACGACATCCGCTTCGGCGAAAACCTGCCCAAGACCCGCTCCGGCAAGATCATGCGCCGCCTCCTGCGCTCCATCGCCAAGGGCGAGGCGATCACTCAGGACGTCTCCACGCTGGAAAATCCGCAAATTCTGGAACAGCTGCAGCAGCAACTGTAA
- a CDS encoding DegQ family serine endoprotease, with protein sequence MAGALLAASLLSGCDRIEQFVKGSSQPAPVAIPAQQDGRVAMLLPDFTQLVSRDGPAVVNIQATREGAAPQQSANNMPFPVPEDDPLYDFFRRFMPNQPQQQDQTPEESVSYGSGFIISSDGFILTNAHVVADGGQIRVTLTDKRELRAKLVGLDKRSDVALLKVAAADLPVAKIGSPADLKVGEWVAAIGAPFGFDNTVTAGIVSAKGRSLPDETLVPFIQTDVAINPGNSGGPLFNLRGEVVGINSQIYSRSGGFMGISFAIPIDLAMQVADQLKSKGKVSRGQLGVNIQEVTQELAQSFGLQRPSGALVVRVDPKGPAARAGLQAGDIILKLNDQAISSSKDLPMLVGSLGPGTKIRLVVWRKGFEKTMEATLVEQAQEPAANSKPASDNAPQGYQFGKLGLTLSELTTEQRADLGIRGGLLIQKSQGPAARSGLMPGDIILGLNQVDVTSINAFEKALSGAGGHAALLVKRGEAVLYIALRTD encoded by the coding sequence ATGGCCGGCGCCCTGCTCGCGGCGTCGTTACTGTCCGGCTGCGACAGAATCGAGCAGTTTGTCAAAGGCAGCAGCCAGCCCGCTCCCGTCGCCATACCCGCGCAGCAGGACGGCCGTGTCGCCATGCTGCTGCCGGACTTCACCCAGTTGGTCAGCCGCGATGGCCCGGCCGTGGTCAACATCCAGGCCACCCGCGAAGGCGCCGCGCCGCAGCAAAGCGCCAACAACATGCCCTTCCCGGTGCCGGAAGACGACCCGCTGTACGACTTCTTCCGCCGCTTCATGCCCAACCAGCCGCAACAGCAGGACCAGACGCCCGAGGAAAGCGTGTCCTACGGCTCCGGCTTCATCATCAGCAGCGACGGTTTCATCCTGACCAATGCCCACGTGGTGGCCGACGGCGGCCAGATCCGCGTCACGCTGACTGACAAGCGCGAACTGCGCGCCAAGCTGGTGGGCCTGGACAAGCGCAGCGACGTGGCCTTGCTCAAGGTGGCCGCGGCCGACCTGCCGGTGGCCAAGATAGGCAGTCCGGCCGACCTGAAAGTCGGCGAATGGGTGGCCGCCATCGGCGCGCCCTTCGGCTTCGACAACACCGTCACCGCCGGCATCGTCTCCGCCAAGGGGCGCAGCCTGCCGGACGAAACGCTGGTGCCCTTCATCCAGACCGACGTGGCGATCAACCCCGGCAACTCCGGCGGCCCGCTGTTCAATCTGCGCGGCGAAGTGGTTGGCATCAATTCCCAGATCTACAGCCGTTCCGGCGGCTTCATGGGCATTTCCTTCGCCATCCCGATCGACCTGGCGATGCAGGTGGCCGATCAGCTGAAGTCCAAGGGCAAGGTCAGCCGCGGCCAGCTGGGCGTCAACATCCAGGAAGTGACCCAGGAGCTGGCGCAATCGTTCGGCCTGCAGCGCCCGTCCGGCGCGCTGGTGGTGCGCGTCGACCCCAAGGGCCCTGCCGCCAGGGCCGGACTGCAAGCCGGCGACATCATCCTGAAGCTCAACGACCAGGCGATCAGCAGCTCCAAGGACCTGCCGATGCTGGTGGGCTCGCTCGGCCCCGGCACCAAGATCAGACTGGTGGTATGGCGAAAGGGCTTCGAGAAAACGATGGAAGCGACGCTGGTGGAGCAAGCGCAGGAGCCCGCCGCCAACAGCAAGCCTGCCAGCGACAACGCGCCGCAGGGCTACCAGTTCGGCAAGCTGGGCTTGACCCTCAGCGAACTGACCACGGAACAGCGCGCCGACCTCGGCATCCGCGGCGGCCTCCTGATCCAGAAATCGCAAGGCCCGGCCGCCCGCTCCGGCTTGATGCCCGGCGACATCATCCTGGGCCTGAACCAGGTCGACGTCACCAGCATCAACGCGTTCGAGAAAGCGCTGTCCGGCGCCGGCGGCCACGCCGCGCTGCTGGTGAAGCGAGGCGAAGCGGTGCTCTACATCGCGCTGCGCACCGATTGA
- a CDS encoding dihydrofolate reductase family protein yields MSKLRVACFSLSADGFGAGPNQSLDQPLGIGGMALHQWAFATAAFQRLHGGGIGGEAGVDNDFIERGFDNIGAWILGRNMFGPLRGPWPDLEWKGWWGEEPPYRTQVFVLTHHPRPALAMKGGTVFHFVSDGIRPALERAREAAGGRDVRLGGGVDAVRQYLRAGLIDELHLAIAPTLLGRGEALFAGLDLPALGYQCAERVAGERACHLLLRRLDKPG; encoded by the coding sequence ATGAGCAAGCTGCGCGTAGCCTGTTTTTCCCTGTCCGCGGACGGTTTCGGCGCGGGCCCGAATCAGAGCCTGGACCAACCGTTGGGCATCGGCGGCATGGCGCTGCATCAATGGGCGTTCGCCACCGCCGCCTTCCAGCGCCTGCACGGCGGCGGCATCGGCGGCGAGGCCGGGGTGGACAATGACTTCATTGAACGAGGCTTCGACAATATCGGCGCCTGGATACTGGGACGCAATATGTTCGGCCCGTTGCGCGGCCCCTGGCCCGATCTGGAATGGAAAGGATGGTGGGGAGAAGAGCCGCCCTACCGCACTCAGGTGTTCGTGCTGACCCATCATCCCCGCCCCGCGCTCGCCATGAAGGGCGGCACCGTCTTCCACTTCGTCTCCGACGGCATCCGCCCGGCGCTGGAGCGGGCCCGCGAAGCGGCCGGCGGCCGGGACGTGCGGCTGGGCGGCGGCGTCGACGCGGTTCGGCAATACCTGCGCGCCGGCCTGATCGACGAGCTGCACCTCGCCATCGCGCCCACGCTGCTGGGACGCGGCGAAGCCTTGTTCGCCGGGCTGGACCTACCCGCGCTCGGCTACCAATGCGCGGAACGGGTCGCCGGAGAAAGAGCCTGCCACTTGCTGCTGCGCCGGCTCGACAAGCCCGGTTGA
- the nth gene encoding endonuclease III yields the protein MNPAKRQEIFRRLHEDNPHPATELEYNTPFELLISVLLSAQATDVGVNKATRRLYPVANTPAAMLALGEESLADFIKTIGLYKTKARNVIATCRLLLERHGGEVPQTREALEALPGVGRKTANVVLNTAFGQPTIAVDTHIFRVSNRTRLAPGKDVREVEDKLERFVPAEFKRDAHHWLILLGRYVCKARKPECQRCAIADLCEYPAKPL from the coding sequence GTGAATCCCGCCAAACGACAGGAAATCTTCCGCCGCCTGCACGAAGACAATCCCCATCCCGCTACCGAACTGGAATACAACACGCCGTTCGAACTGCTGATCTCGGTGCTGCTGTCGGCTCAGGCCACCGACGTGGGCGTCAACAAAGCGACGCGCCGGCTGTATCCGGTAGCCAACACGCCCGCCGCGATGCTGGCGCTGGGCGAAGAAAGCCTGGCCGACTTCATCAAGACCATCGGCCTGTACAAGACCAAGGCCCGAAACGTGATCGCCACCTGCCGCCTGCTGCTGGAACGACACGGCGGCGAAGTGCCGCAAACGCGCGAGGCGCTGGAAGCGCTGCCCGGCGTCGGCCGCAAAACCGCCAACGTGGTGCTCAACACCGCCTTCGGCCAGCCCACCATCGCGGTGGACACCCATATCTTCCGCGTGTCCAACCGCACCCGTCTCGCGCCTGGCAAGGACGTGCGCGAAGTGGAGGACAAACTGGAGCGTTTCGTCCCCGCCGAATTCAAACGGGACGCGCACCACTGGCTGATTCTGCTCGGCCGCTACGTTTGCAAGGCCAGGAAGCCCGAATGCCAGCGCTGCGCGATAGCGGATCTCTGCGAATACCCGGCCAAGCCCTTATGA
- a CDS encoding cation acetate symporter, translating to MMRHTRLKLAAGAAALLPALACAAGAIEGDVKQQATNWHAIIMFFLFVAFTLGITYWAARRTKSASDFYAAGGGITGFQNGLAIAGDYMSAASFLGISALVFDKGYDGLIYSMGFLVGWPIILFLVAERLRNLGKYTFADVASYRLQQMPVRSLAAVSTLVVVAMYLIAQMVGAGKLIQLLFGMSYGSAVVLVGVLMVCYVLFGGMLATTWVQIIKAVLLLSGATFMAIMVLASVGFSPEVMFEKAVAAHSKGAAIMAPGKADPIDSISLGLALMFGTAGLPHILMRFFTVADAKEARKSVFYATGFIGYFYILTFIIGFGAIMLVLNQPGMMETVMKNGKEVHQLIGGSNMAAIHLADAVGGDIFLGFISAVAFATILAVVAGLALSGASAVSHDLYASVIKHGKANEADEIRVSKITTVVLGVVAIVLGLVFEKQNIAFMVGLAFSIAASANFPVLFLSMFWKGLTTRGAVTGGLVGLASAVLLIVLGPTVWVEVMKHEHAIFPYKNPAIFSMTLAFVVTWLVSVLDASKQAADEKAKFDAQYVRSMTGIGASGASKH from the coding sequence GCCGCCGGCGCGATTGAAGGCGACGTCAAGCAACAAGCCACCAACTGGCACGCCATCATCATGTTCTTCCTGTTCGTGGCCTTCACGCTGGGCATCACCTACTGGGCCGCGCGCCGCACCAAGTCGGCCAGCGATTTCTACGCCGCCGGCGGCGGCATCACCGGTTTCCAGAATGGCCTGGCCATCGCCGGCGACTACATGTCCGCCGCGTCCTTTCTGGGGATTTCCGCGCTGGTATTCGACAAAGGCTACGACGGCCTGATCTACTCGATGGGCTTCCTGGTGGGCTGGCCCATCATCCTGTTCCTGGTGGCCGAGCGGCTGCGCAATCTGGGCAAGTACACCTTCGCCGACGTCGCCTCCTATCGCTTGCAACAGATGCCGGTGCGCAGCCTGGCAGCCGTGTCCACGCTGGTGGTGGTGGCCATGTACCTGATCGCGCAAATGGTGGGCGCGGGCAAGCTGATCCAGCTCTTGTTCGGCATGAGCTACGGCTCCGCCGTGGTGCTGGTGGGCGTGCTGATGGTGTGCTACGTGTTGTTCGGCGGCATGCTGGCCACCACCTGGGTGCAGATCATCAAAGCGGTGCTGCTGCTGTCCGGCGCCACTTTCATGGCCATCATGGTGCTGGCCTCGGTCGGCTTCAGTCCGGAAGTGATGTTCGAGAAAGCCGTGGCCGCGCATAGCAAGGGCGCCGCCATCATGGCGCCGGGCAAGGCCGATCCGATCGACTCCATCTCGCTGGGCCTGGCGCTGATGTTCGGCACCGCCGGCCTGCCGCACATCCTGATGCGCTTCTTCACCGTGGCGGACGCCAAGGAAGCGCGCAAGTCCGTGTTCTACGCCACCGGGTTCATCGGCTATTTCTACATCCTGACCTTCATCATCGGCTTCGGCGCCATCATGCTGGTGCTGAACCAGCCGGGCATGATGGAAACCGTGATGAAGAACGGCAAGGAAGTGCACCAGCTGATCGGCGGCAGCAATATGGCGGCCATCCACCTGGCAGACGCCGTGGGCGGCGACATATTCTTGGGCTTCATCTCCGCCGTGGCCTTCGCCACCATTCTGGCGGTGGTGGCCGGCCTGGCCCTGTCCGGCGCGTCCGCGGTGTCTCACGACCTGTACGCCAGCGTGATCAAGCACGGCAAAGCCAACGAGGCCGACGAGATCCGCGTGTCCAAGATCACCACCGTGGTGCTGGGCGTGGTGGCCATCGTGCTGGGCCTGGTGTTCGAGAAGCAGAACATCGCCTTCATGGTGGGCCTGGCCTTCTCCATCGCCGCCTCGGCAAACTTCCCGGTGCTGTTCCTGTCGATGTTCTGGAAAGGCCTGACCACGCGCGGCGCGGTGACCGGAGGACTGGTGGGACTGGCCAGCGCGGTGCTGCTGATCGTGCTGGGGCCAACGGTATGGGTGGAGGTGATGAAGCACGAACACGCCATCTTCCCGTACAAGAACCCGGCCATCTTCTCGATGACCCTGGCCTTCGTCGTCACCTGGCTGGTATCGGTGCTGGATGCCTCCAAGCAGGCCGCCGACGAGAAAGCCAAGTTCGACGCCCAGTATGTGCGCTCGATGACCGGCATCGGAGCCAGTGGCGCCAGCAAACATTAA
- a CDS encoding 3-methyl-2-oxobutanoate hydroxymethyltransferase, with product MSSKASVSRRVTVPSIRSSKGQRKLIAATAYGRAITEVVDEWVDIVLIDDIATMGDFGQPTLLSFTLEHMVSHARAVSRSARRACVAAGLPFSSRHKSPAQALDSALRLLEAGASAVKVEGGVEMADTVAYLVKNGVPVIAQLRRISERAQGAVAEGGVVACDRMIQAARELERAGAFCLVLEGVGGDAAGRIAAAVSIPVLAGAGSDGQILDNEDILGLGGDFVQRMARQHADMLAVVEPTPIVQTSVPVLSIPVAPARARAFGRARSPAAN from the coding sequence ATGAGCAGCAAGGCAAGCGTTAGCCGGCGCGTGACCGTGCCGTCCATCCGCAGCAGCAAGGGGCAGCGCAAGCTGATAGCCGCGACCGCATACGGCCGGGCCATCACCGAAGTTGTCGACGAGTGGGTGGATATCGTGTTGATCGACGACATCGCCACGATGGGAGACTTTGGCCAACCCACCCTGCTGTCGTTCACGCTGGAACACATGGTCAGCCACGCCCGGGCGGTGTCCCGCTCCGCGCGGCGGGCCTGCGTCGCGGCGGGCCTGCCGTTCTCGAGCCGCCATAAATCTCCGGCGCAGGCCTTGGACAGCGCATTGCGGCTGCTGGAGGCGGGCGCGTCCGCGGTGAAAGTGGAGGGCGGCGTGGAGATGGCGGACACCGTGGCTTATCTGGTGAAAAACGGGGTGCCTGTCATCGCGCAATTAAGGCGGATTTCGGAGCGCGCGCAAGGCGCGGTCGCGGAGGGCGGCGTGGTGGCCTGCGATCGCATGATCCAGGCCGCTCGAGAACTGGAGCGAGCCGGCGCCTTTTGCCTGGTGTTGGAGGGCGTGGGCGGCGATGCGGCAGGGCGAATCGCCGCTGCGGTTTCCATTCCGGTGCTGGCGGGGGCGGGCAGCGATGGCCAGATCCTGGACAATGAGGATATCCTGGGACTGGGCGGCGACTTCGTGCAGCGCATGGCTAGGCAGCATGCCGACATGCTGGCGGTGGTGGAGCCAACGCCTATCGTCCAGACTTCGGTTCCTGTCTTGAGCATTCCCGTCGCGCCTGCGCGCGCCCGCGCTTTTGGCCGGGCACGTTCGCCGGCGGCAAACTGA
- the rsxB gene encoding electron transport complex subunit RsxB, translated as MAVITLVDRIDALLPQTQCGQCGHAGCRPYAEALAEGADPINRCPPGGDDGIRALAELLGRQAIPFDPAGQQPKPRALAVIREDSCIGCTLCIQACPADAIVGAAKQMHTVIADECTGCELCLAPCPVDCIDLIPVADPRDGERERVMARAAQARRRYDSRQARKARDAQDKAKRLAERAAVAAPSPAGRADAEPPAAASAADKNELIRKAMERAKQQAPVAATASADKMAVIRAAMERAAAMKAAQQEADKDAE; from the coding sequence ATGGCCGTCATCACACTCGTCGACCGGATCGACGCCCTCCTGCCCCAGACCCAGTGCGGACAGTGCGGCCATGCCGGCTGCCGTCCGTACGCGGAAGCGCTGGCGGAAGGCGCGGACCCGATCAACCGCTGCCCGCCCGGCGGCGATGACGGCATCAGGGCGCTGGCGGAACTGCTGGGCCGGCAGGCCATTCCCTTCGACCCCGCCGGACAGCAGCCCAAGCCGCGCGCGCTGGCCGTCATCCGCGAGGATAGCTGCATCGGCTGTACCTTGTGCATCCAGGCTTGCCCCGCCGACGCCATCGTCGGCGCAGCCAAGCAAATGCACACCGTGATCGCCGACGAATGCACCGGCTGCGAGCTATGCCTCGCGCCCTGTCCGGTGGACTGCATCGACCTGATCCCGGTGGCCGATCCGCGCGACGGCGAACGCGAACGCGTGATGGCCCGCGCCGCGCAGGCGCGCAGGCGTTACGACTCGCGCCAGGCGCGCAAGGCGCGCGATGCCCAGGATAAGGCCAAACGCCTGGCCGAGCGCGCCGCCGTAGCCGCGCCCTCCCCCGCCGGCCGCGCCGATGCCGAGCCGCCTGCCGCCGCGAGCGCCGCCGACAAGAACGAGCTGATCCGCAAGGCGATGGAGCGCGCCAAGCAACAGGCCCCGGTGGCCGCCACCGCCTCCGCCGACAAGATGGCTGTGATCCGCGCGGCCATGGAGCGCGCCGCCGCGATGAAAGCCGCCCAGCAAGAAGCCGACAAGGACGCCGAGTGA
- a CDS encoding methyl-accepting chemotaxis protein, translating to MKIAHKAGLISALVLAATLSTLSWMQYLSVADSIRSGKEQEVMQTSEVLSVQIANWLNGKLAQIQLMSEMIDASFSPERIQQVFLMPSLKTGFKLIFGGLDTDGKKISNDSSWNPPPTWDARKRPWYPVAKAASGAALTDPYPDAASGEILISVVAKLTDKGAFKGAFGGDLSLKTVSEALNTATFNGAGYAFLLSADGKIISHPDAKLNGKSIAELFGGTAPQLSNQAQEVTVNGQRLMVVFQPLASLQQAKWLVGVVLDEDKVMAEARQIGWRGFWGAVIGVVLSMVILSTLMQQILRRPLQQLKHSLVELNSGNGDLTRRVDESSRDEFGEVARELNRFIAYLQQLIGDIRQISLRVSQGTEQSANEARQSSGEASRLQQELEQLVAAIGQMAEAAGDMTANASAVADAARLAHEETGSRVALVSQSGQAIRRLADTLDETSHSMDELAEFSKNIESIVRVITGVAEQTNLLALNAAIEAARAGEMGRGFAVVADEVRKLASQTQTATQEIRGMIEQLQRGVAAARQKMEESRECAGSTVKDAEQISEMLVRVQDVISDINARNGEIAGAVGKQSRMTQDINDNAGSIRHIGQRVSDTAQVQLRHCSDTAADVAEQDKMIARFRLE from the coding sequence ATGAAAATCGCCCATAAGGCCGGCCTGATTTCCGCGCTGGTGTTGGCTGCCACCCTGTCCACCCTGTCCTGGATGCAATACTTGAGCGTGGCGGACAGCATACGTTCCGGCAAGGAGCAGGAGGTGATGCAGACCAGCGAGGTGCTGTCTGTCCAGATTGCCAACTGGTTGAACGGCAAGCTGGCGCAAATTCAGCTGATGTCGGAAATGATAGATGCCAGCTTCAGTCCGGAACGCATCCAGCAGGTGTTTCTGATGCCCTCGCTGAAAACCGGCTTCAAGCTGATCTTCGGCGGACTGGATACCGATGGCAAGAAGATTTCCAACGACTCCTCATGGAATCCGCCGCCGACCTGGGACGCGCGCAAGCGGCCGTGGTACCCGGTGGCGAAGGCGGCGTCCGGCGCGGCGCTGACCGACCCTTATCCTGACGCTGCGTCCGGCGAAATCCTGATCTCGGTGGTGGCCAAATTGACCGACAAGGGCGCCTTCAAGGGCGCTTTCGGCGGCGATCTCAGCCTGAAAACGGTGTCCGAGGCGCTCAATACCGCCACGTTCAACGGCGCGGGCTACGCTTTTCTCTTGTCCGCCGACGGCAAGATCATCAGCCACCCGGATGCCAAGCTGAATGGCAAAAGCATCGCCGAACTGTTTGGCGGCACGGCGCCGCAGCTTAGCAACCAGGCGCAGGAAGTCACGGTCAACGGCCAGCGCCTGATGGTGGTGTTCCAGCCTTTGGCCAGCCTGCAGCAAGCCAAGTGGTTGGTGGGCGTTGTGCTGGACGAGGACAAGGTGATGGCGGAGGCCAGGCAGATAGGCTGGCGCGGCTTCTGGGGCGCGGTGATCGGCGTTGTGCTCAGCATGGTCATCCTCAGCACGCTGATGCAGCAAATCCTGCGCCGGCCTTTGCAGCAGCTGAAACATTCGCTGGTGGAGCTGAACAGCGGCAACGGCGATCTGACCCGGCGGGTGGACGAATCTTCGCGCGACGAGTTCGGCGAGGTGGCGCGGGAGCTGAACCGCTTCATCGCCTACCTGCAGCAATTGATAGGCGATATCCGCCAGATTTCGCTGCGGGTGTCGCAGGGCACCGAGCAAAGCGCGAACGAGGCGCGCCAAAGCAGCGGCGAAGCCAGTCGTCTGCAACAGGAGCTGGAGCAATTGGTGGCGGCCATCGGGCAGATGGCCGAGGCCGCGGGAGATATGACGGCCAATGCCAGCGCGGTGGCCGACGCGGCCCGGCTGGCGCATGAGGAAACCGGAAGCCGGGTGGCGCTGGTGAGCCAGTCCGGGCAAGCGATACGCCGGCTGGCGGATACGCTGGATGAAACCTCGCATTCGATGGACGAGCTGGCGGAATTCAGCAAGAACATCGAATCCATCGTCCGGGTGATTACCGGCGTGGCGGAGCAGACCAATCTGCTGGCGCTGAATGCCGCCATCGAGGCGGCTCGAGCCGGCGAAATGGGCCGTGGTTTCGCGGTGGTGGCGGACGAGGTGCGCAAGTTGGCGTCGCAGACCCAGACCGCGACCCAGGAAATCCGCGGCATGATAGAACAGTTGCAACGCGGCGTGGCCGCCGCGCGGCAGAAAATGGAGGAAAGCCGCGAGTGCGCGGGCAGCACGGTGAAGGACGCGGAGCAGATCAGCGAGATGCTGGTGCGCGTTCAGGATGTGATTTCGGACATCAACGCCCGCAACGGCGAAATCGCCGGCGCGGTGGGCAAGCAAAGCCGGATGACTCAGGACATCAACGACAACGCGGGCAGCATCAGGCATATCGGCCAGCGGGTCAGCGATACGGCCCAGGTGCAGCTGCGACACTGCAGCGATACCGCCGCCGACGTGGCCGAGCAGGACAAGATGATCGCGCGCTTCCGTTTGGAGTAG